In Pseudofrankia saprophytica, one genomic interval encodes:
- a CDS encoding LutC/YkgG family protein, with product MSPTNPLPPRPSGDARAEVLARVRAALADRPAPPPVTRDYRTAGAGSPSLAADAPPAALFELLASRLTDYHALVRGVSAGQVSPGGPATGGDGALDGDGIPNGDGASDGNIASAVAAALTGRGARRLVRPPGLPPGWLAAARGIEMVDDEPPLTAAELDATDGVLTGCALAIAETGTIVLDGGPGQGRRALSLVPDYHLVVVRADQVVAGVPDALARLRAAGAAARPLTWVSGPSATSDIELHRVEGVHGPRTLEVILVG from the coding sequence ATGAGTCCGACGAACCCGCTGCCGCCGCGGCCGTCCGGTGACGCGCGGGCGGAGGTCCTGGCCCGGGTGCGCGCGGCGCTCGCCGACCGGCCGGCCCCGCCTCCCGTCACCCGGGACTACCGGACCGCTGGCGCAGGATCTCCGAGCCTGGCGGCGGACGCGCCGCCAGCTGCGCTGTTCGAGCTGCTGGCCAGCCGACTCACCGACTACCACGCACTCGTCCGTGGGGTCTCGGCCGGGCAGGTCTCGCCCGGTGGCCCGGCGACCGGCGGGGACGGCGCCCTCGACGGAGACGGCATACCCAACGGGGACGGCGCATCCGACGGGAACATCGCGTCCGCCGTCGCCGCCGCGCTGACCGGGCGCGGCGCGCGTCGACTGGTCCGCCCGCCGGGTCTGCCACCCGGCTGGCTCGCCGCGGCGCGCGGGATCGAGATGGTCGACGACGAGCCGCCACTGACCGCCGCCGAGCTGGACGCGACCGACGGGGTGCTCACCGGCTGCGCGCTCGCGATCGCCGAGACCGGGACGATCGTGCTGGACGGCGGCCCGGGGCAGGGCCGGCGGGCGCTGTCCCTGGTGCCCGACTACCACCTGGTGGTCGTGCGCGCCGACCAGGTGGTCGCAGGTGTGCCGGACGCCCTGGCCCGCCTGCGCGCCGCCGGCGCCGCGGCCCGCCCGCTGACCTGGGTCAGCGGGCCGAGCGCCACCAGCGACATCGAGCTCCACCGGGTCGAAGGGGTGCACGGGCCCCGCACGCTGGAGGTCATCCTCGTCGGCTAG
- a CDS encoding LutB/LldF family L-lactate oxidation iron-sulfur protein: protein MLRGDEPFPVAARRALGDAQLRRNLGKATGTIRGRRARVVAELDDWDQLRAAGAAIKDDVLANLGDYLVQLEEQVTARGGVVHWARDANEANRIVVDLVHAAGATEVVKVKSMATQEIGLNEALADAGVAAWETDLAELIVQLGHDRPSHIVVPAIHRNRAEIRDIFVREMGASGGVPAPPGLTDEPRALAEAARRHLRERFLSARVAISGANFAVAETGTLAVVESEGNGRMCLTLPDTLITVMGLEKIVPTWRDLEVFLQLLPRSATGERMNPYTSMWTGVAPGDGPQAFHLVLLDNGRTATLADPAGRAALRCIRCAACLNVCPVYERTGGHAYGSVYPGPIGAVLSPQLAGVADNPSLPYASTLCGACLDACPVAIDIPSMLVHLRAKVVDTGRGAGHPPKPERAVMAAAAWTMAKPDRWARALRAARLGRLLGRRRGAIGRLPPPLAAWTVSRDLPLPPAESFRDRWSRQRPGSDRPKAPDATDAADEGTLDEGTPR from the coding sequence ATGCTGCGCGGCGACGAGCCGTTCCCGGTGGCCGCCCGCCGGGCGCTCGGCGACGCGCAGCTACGTCGCAACCTGGGGAAGGCGACGGGCACGATCCGCGGGCGCCGGGCGCGCGTCGTCGCCGAGCTCGACGACTGGGACCAACTGCGGGCCGCCGGTGCCGCGATCAAGGACGACGTGCTCGCGAACCTGGGCGACTACCTGGTCCAGCTGGAGGAGCAGGTCACCGCGCGCGGCGGCGTCGTCCACTGGGCGCGCGACGCCAACGAGGCCAACCGGATCGTCGTCGACCTCGTCCACGCGGCGGGCGCCACCGAGGTCGTCAAGGTCAAGTCGATGGCGACCCAGGAGATCGGCCTGAACGAGGCGCTCGCCGACGCCGGCGTCGCCGCCTGGGAGACCGACCTCGCCGAGCTGATCGTCCAGCTCGGCCACGACCGGCCCAGCCACATCGTCGTCCCGGCGATCCACCGCAACCGCGCCGAGATCCGCGACATCTTCGTCCGGGAGATGGGCGCCTCCGGCGGCGTCCCCGCGCCGCCCGGCCTGACCGACGAGCCCCGGGCGCTCGCCGAGGCCGCCCGCCGGCATCTGCGGGAGCGTTTCCTGTCCGCCCGGGTCGCGATCAGCGGGGCGAACTTCGCCGTCGCCGAGACGGGCACGCTCGCGGTCGTCGAGTCGGAGGGCAACGGCCGGATGTGCCTGACGCTGCCCGACACGCTCATCACCGTGATGGGCCTGGAGAAGATCGTCCCGACCTGGCGCGACCTGGAGGTCTTCCTCCAGCTGCTGCCCCGCTCGGCGACCGGCGAGCGGATGAATCCCTACACCTCGATGTGGACGGGGGTGGCACCCGGCGACGGGCCGCAGGCGTTCCATCTGGTGCTGCTGGACAACGGCCGGACGGCGACGCTCGCGGACCCGGCCGGGCGGGCGGCGCTGCGCTGCATCCGGTGCGCGGCCTGCCTGAACGTCTGCCCGGTCTACGAGCGGACCGGCGGCCACGCCTATGGGTCGGTCTACCCCGGCCCGATCGGCGCGGTGCTGTCGCCGCAGCTCGCCGGCGTCGCCGACAACCCGTCGCTGCCCTACGCGTCGACGCTGTGTGGGGCCTGCCTGGACGCCTGCCCCGTCGCGATCGACATACCGTCGATGCTGGTCCACCTGCGCGCCAAAGTCGTGGATACCGGACGAGGCGCCGGCCACCCGCCGAAGCCCGAACGGGCCGTCATGGCCGCGGCCGCCTGGACGATGGCGAAACCGGACCGCTGGGCACGCGCCCTACGCGCCGCCCGCCTCGGCCGGCTGCTCGGGCGCCGCCGCGGCGCGATCGGCCGGCTGCCACCGCCGCTGGCCGCCTGGACCGTCAGTCGCGACCTGCCGCTCCCCCCGGCCGAGAGCTTCCGCGACCGCTGGTCGCGTCAGCGGCCCGGCTCCGACCGTCCGAAAGCGCCGGACGCGACCGACGCGGCGGACGAGGGGACGCTGGACGAAGGGACGCCGCGATGA
- a CDS encoding (Fe-S)-binding protein, whose amino-acid sequence MRIGLFVTCLVDGMFPDVGDATVRVLERLGHEVDLPLAQTCCGQMHINTGYAREALPLVRRHVGAFDGYEAVVAPSGSCVGSVRHQYATLAAAAGDEALAEAAADLAARTYELSEFLVGVLGVTDVGAYYPHRVTYHPTCHSLRLLRVGDAPTRLLRAVAGLELVELPAAEACCGFGGTFALKNADTSTAMLADKMRDVLSTGAEVVTAGDSSCLMHIGGGLSRLRAGVRPVHLAEILASTPGSRVAAPAASSATRAAR is encoded by the coding sequence ATGCGGATCGGCCTGTTCGTCACCTGCCTCGTCGACGGGATGTTCCCGGACGTCGGCGACGCGACCGTGCGGGTGCTGGAGCGTCTCGGCCACGAGGTCGACCTGCCGCTGGCGCAGACCTGCTGCGGCCAGATGCACATCAACACCGGCTACGCCCGCGAGGCGCTGCCGTTGGTGCGGCGGCACGTCGGCGCGTTCGACGGATACGAGGCGGTCGTCGCGCCGAGCGGGTCCTGCGTCGGCTCGGTACGCCACCAGTACGCGACACTCGCGGCCGCCGCCGGCGACGAGGCGCTGGCCGAGGCCGCCGCCGACCTCGCGGCGCGCACCTATGAGCTGTCCGAGTTCCTCGTCGGCGTGCTCGGCGTGACCGACGTCGGGGCCTACTACCCGCACCGGGTCACCTACCACCCGACCTGCCACTCGCTGCGGCTGCTGCGGGTCGGCGACGCGCCGACGCGGCTGTTGCGTGCCGTCGCCGGCCTGGAGCTGGTGGAGCTGCCCGCCGCCGAGGCGTGCTGCGGCTTCGGCGGCACGTTCGCGCTGAAGAACGCGGACACGTCGACGGCGATGCTCGCCGACAAGATGCGGGATGTGCTGTCCACCGGCGCGGAGGTCGTGACCGCCGGCGACTCGTCGTGCCTCATGCACATCGGTGGCGGTCTGTCCCGGCTCCGGGCCGGCGTCCGCCCCGTCCACCTGGCCGAGATCCTTGCGTCCACCCCCGGGTCGCGGGTCGCCGCGCCGGCCGCGTCATCCGCCACGCGGGCCGCGCGATGA